The Palaemon carinicauda isolate YSFRI2023 chromosome 33, ASM3689809v2, whole genome shotgun sequence genome contains a region encoding:
- the l(3)73Ah gene encoding polycomb group RING finger protein 3, which translates to MLEKNMERRIKLKTLNEHIVCTICSGYLVDATTVTECLHTFCKSCLVKHLEERNTCPTCEIVIHQSHPLNYISFDRTMQDIVFKLVPMLQENELKREREFYRARGEVCPKDLPQANEEDLQQDDKVINDTDYHRLDEQVNICLECKYPTLAPLKRRFIRCSAQATITHLKKFLALKVLEGPQKYREIDIMCNDEMLGKDHTLKFVQVTRWRFRSPPLKLCYRPRIDI; encoded by the exons AACATGGAGCGACGAATCAAATTAAAGACGCTCAACGAACACATTGTCTGCACAATATGCTCTGGATATTTAGTAGATGCAACTACAGTTACAGAGTgtttacacacat tttgcaaATCATGTTTGGTGAAACATTTGGAAGAGCGTAACACTTGTCCTACGTGCGAAATTGTCATACATCAATCCCATCCCTTGAACTATATTTCGTTTGACCGCACGATGCAGGATATCGTGTTTAAGCTAGTCCCAATGTTACAGGAAA ATGAATTGAAACGTGAAAGAGAATTTTATCGAGCTAGAGGGGAAGTCTGCCCCAAGGACTTGCCACAAGCGAATGAGGAAGATCTCCAGCAAGATGATAAAGTCATTAATGATACAGATTACCACAGACTTGATGAACAG gttaACATTTGTCTTGAGTGTAAGTACCCAACTTTAGCACCATTGAAGCGACGGTTTATTCGCTGCTCTGCTCAGGCAACAATTACACATCTAAAGAAGTTCTTGGCTCTAAAGGTGCTCGAAGGACCACAAAAATACAGAGAG ATTGACATCATGTGTAATGACGAGATGCTAGGAAAGGATCATACCCTCAAGTTCGTTCAGGTTACTCGTTGGAGATTTCGCAGCCCACCCCTTAAGTTATGTTACAGACCGAGGATTGACATATAA